The genome window TCTCTATCGCCGAAGAGAAGAGTATAATTTTTTATAGGGAGTATTTGTATGTAACAAAAAATGTGCAAGGTATGCCTTGCGCTTTTCAAATGAGGGGGAGAAGCATGTATTTTGAAAATCTGAAGAAGAGTATTTACGATTTAATTGTAGAAACATCGACCAATCTTCCAAAAGATGTGCGCCGTGCAATTGCGAAAGCTACTGCATCAGAAAATGCTGGGACTCGTTCGGCGATGAGTTTAGCGACCATTACGCAAAATATTGGGATGGCGGATAAGGAAGTCTCGCCTATTTGCCAAGATACAGGGCTGCCAACATTTAAAATAAAAACACCTATTGCTGTCAATCAGCTGGATATAAAAGCAGCTATTTATGAAGCAATGGAGCTTGCAACGAAAAATGGGAAGCTCAGACCAAACTCCGTTGATTCACTTACAGGCGAAAATAGCGGGAATAATTTAGGGGCAGGGACACCTGTCATAAAGTTTGAACAGTGGGAAAAGGATTATATCGATATTCGTTTAATTTTAAAAGGCGGAGGCTGTGAAAATAAAAATATTCAATACAGTCTTCCATGTGAATTAGAAGGGCTTGGCCGTGCTGGGCGTGATTTAGACGGAATTCGCAAATGTATTCTTCATTCTGTATATCAAGCACAAGGGCAAGGCTGTAGTGCAGGTTTCATTGGAGTCGGTATCGGTGGAGACCGTTCTGCAGGATATGATTTAGCGAAAGAGCAGCTATTCCGCTCTGTCGACGATACAAATGATATTCCAGAATTAGCGGCGCTAGAAGCGTATATCATGGAGAATGCGAATAAACTAGGAATTGGTACAATGGGATTTGGCGGGGAAACAACGCTGTTAGGCTGTAAAATTGGCGTGATGAACCGTATTCCGGCTAGCTTCTTTGTATCTGTTGCTTACAATTGTTGGGCATTCCGTCGTTTGGCTATCTCCGTAAACCCTGATACAGGGGAAATTAAGGAATGGCAATATCAAGAAGGAGATAAAATTGATTTCAAAGCAGAAACGGAAGACAATGAAGTAGCGGCAGCAGAGGAAGTTATTACTCTTCAAGCACCAATTAGTGAAGAGGAAATCCGCCAATTAAAAGTCGGAGATGTTGTCCAAATTAATGGAATGATGTATACAGGGCGAGATGCGATCCATAAATATTTAAGTACAAATGAGGCTCCAATTGATTTAAATGGACAAATTATTTATCATTGTGGGCCAGTTATGCTCAAAGATGAAGATGGAAATTGGCATGTGAAGGCTGCTGGACCGACAACAAGTATTCGGGAAGAGCCTTACCAAGGGGATATCATGAAAAAATTTGGCATTCGCGCAGTGATTGGAAAAGGCGGTATGGGTGCTAAAACATTAAAGGCATTGGAAGAGCATGGCGGTGTGTACTTAAATGCCATTGGCGGAGCGGCCCAATATTACGCAGATTGCATTAAATCGGTAGAAGGTGTAGACCTAATGCAGTTTGGAATTCCTGAAGCGATGTGGCATTTAAAAGTAGAGGGATTTAAAGCCGTGGTGACAATGGATGCACATGGTAATTCTCTTCATCAAGATATTGAAATGTCCTCTTTAGAAAAATTAGCGCAATTTAAAGATCGTGTATACAAATAAA of Niallia circulans contains these proteins:
- a CDS encoding fumarate hydratase, which translates into the protein MYFENLKKSIYDLIVETSTNLPKDVRRAIAKATASENAGTRSAMSLATITQNIGMADKEVSPICQDTGLPTFKIKTPIAVNQLDIKAAIYEAMELATKNGKLRPNSVDSLTGENSGNNLGAGTPVIKFEQWEKDYIDIRLILKGGGCENKNIQYSLPCELEGLGRAGRDLDGIRKCILHSVYQAQGQGCSAGFIGVGIGGDRSAGYDLAKEQLFRSVDDTNDIPELAALEAYIMENANKLGIGTMGFGGETTLLGCKIGVMNRIPASFFVSVAYNCWAFRRLAISVNPDTGEIKEWQYQEGDKIDFKAETEDNEVAAAEEVITLQAPISEEEIRQLKVGDVVQINGMMYTGRDAIHKYLSTNEAPIDLNGQIIYHCGPVMLKDEDGNWHVKAAGPTTSIREEPYQGDIMKKFGIRAVIGKGGMGAKTLKALEEHGGVYLNAIGGAAQYYADCIKSVEGVDLMQFGIPEAMWHLKVEGFKAVVTMDAHGNSLHQDIEMSSLEKLAQFKDRVYK